In one Butyrivibrio proteoclasticus B316 genomic region, the following are encoded:
- the sdaAB gene encoding L-serine ammonia-lyase, iron-sulfur-dependent subunit beta, which translates to MNVFDIIGPVMIGPSSSHTAGAVRLGRVVNKLIDDRKLEKVEIILSGSFAQTYKGHGTDKALLAGIMGYKSYSPEIRDALTIANERGIEYSFIKEDIKDAHPNTALIRFYLEDGTKGTMQGASIGGGNILVNQINGMHVEFNGDNNTILVMHEDKPGVIANVTHMMHFEHADLNISNFHLSRQEKGGDAIMTIEIDNQPPEELVDEIRQIEHVKNAILIRRV; encoded by the coding sequence ATGAATGTTTTTGATATTATTGGTCCTGTTATGATAGGACCATCAAGTTCTCATACTGCAGGGGCAGTGAGACTTGGAAGAGTAGTTAATAAGCTTATTGATGACAGAAAACTTGAGAAGGTGGAGATCATCCTTTCAGGATCTTTTGCACAAACTTATAAAGGACATGGAACTGACAAGGCGCTTCTTGCAGGTATCATGGGTTATAAGAGTTATTCTCCGGAGATAAGGGATGCCCTTACAATTGCTAATGAGAGAGGAATTGAGTACTCTTTTATCAAAGAGGATATTAAGGATGCTCACCCCAATACCGCTCTGATAAGATTCTATCTTGAAGACGGAACAAAAGGCACTATGCAGGGCGCGAGTATAGGCGGAGGCAATATTCTGGTCAATCAGATAAATGGCATGCATGTTGAGTTTAACGGCGATAACAATACTATCCTGGTCATGCATGAGGATAAGCCGGGAGTAATTGCAAATGTTACTCATATGATGCATTTTGAACATGCGGATCTGAATATCTCTAATTTCCATCTGTCCAGACAGGAAAAGGGTGGAGATGCGATCATGACTATAGAGATCGACAATCAGCCCCCGGAAGAACTTGTTGATGAGATCAGACAGATAGAACATGTAAAAAACGCAATTTTGATAAGGCGTGTGTAA
- a CDS encoding response regulator transcription factor: MDRKYRVMIIDDEQSARKLMRASIDWESLNMEVVGEAASGIEAINTIDEIRPDIAFVDISMPFMDGIEFTQVATGRYPNLVIIIMTAIDKFEYARKCVSLPVFEYMLKPMVRAEITEVLERVKGKLDNSPDFWDDNKASSEGSSSKADSTETIKAYVEENYGDPKLNLAFIAQHFGFSASYLSRKFKQDTGKNFIEYLTGIRMTKAMDIARSGHKMYQAAAEVGIPDPNYFGRCFKKYAGMSYSDYVNSEDYEGRNAVHKTGA; the protein is encoded by the coding sequence ATGGATAGAAAATACAGAGTTATGATCATTGATGATGAACAATCGGCAAGGAAACTGATGAGAGCCTCTATAGACTGGGAGAGTCTTAATATGGAGGTAGTAGGCGAGGCGGCAAGTGGTATTGAAGCCATTAACACAATTGACGAGATAAGGCCTGATATAGCATTTGTAGATATTTCAATGCCTTTTATGGATGGCATTGAATTTACTCAGGTGGCTACCGGCAGATATCCTAACCTTGTCATAATAATCATGACAGCTATAGATAAATTTGAATACGCAAGGAAATGCGTAAGTCTTCCTGTGTTTGAATACATGTTAAAGCCTATGGTCAGAGCTGAGATAACTGAGGTTTTGGAAAGAGTAAAAGGAAAGCTTGATAATTCTCCTGATTTTTGGGATGATAATAAGGCATCTTCAGAAGGATCTTCTTCAAAGGCTGATTCTACAGAGACTATCAAGGCTTATGTAGAGGAGAATTACGGAGATCCCAAGCTAAACCTTGCGTTTATAGCACAGCATTTTGGATTTAGTGCAAGTTATTTGTCCAGGAAATTCAAGCAGGATACAGGCAAGAATTTCATTGAATACCTGACAGGAATCCGAATGACCAAGGCTATGGACATAGCCCGTAGCGGTCATAAGATGTATCAGGCCGCTGCAGAAGTGGGGATACCTGATCCGAATTATTTCGGGAGATGTTTTAAAAAATATGCCGGTATGAGTTACTCTGATTATGTTAACTCAGAGGACTATGAAGGCAGGAATGCAGTGCACAAGACGGGTGCATGA
- a CDS encoding sensor histidine kinase → MGKESSKKVSLYASLQKGILGLILVVTFSFLISTYFIADKEQKNYCKRESESVLKTLSSNIYSDIHKYIELSRIIMTEENLVEFLRADADSVDIGMINDARYGVMNVLNVTESVDGVMIFREDMIMVATNRFTYEYDYELMGSDEWKKDIYDGKGSAIVTLNSNKVASKVDKRPLVTVARAIYDIDSQERTGVMLLNISNILFDKMLSQLGYRNICIMGEDGTYLAGNRSYTQFLDKDIAPGRITYKDVSFEGDKMLLSSTRVSDYPIIVMRLAPYSTEGTPYSFIYVLLALLMIFIVMVFFVSGFIRKNITDPVLLLSESMDKNKRTGELKKVDAQMPSDELEMLKEDYNSLIDHVNELIDTLIDKEKTLQRAEMRVLQEQIKPHFLYNSIETIGFMALDAGAENVHEALETLGSFYRNFLSKGDREIPLSREIWIVKDYLALQKLRYGDIMDDEYDIAEDTLQIVVPKLILQPLVENSIYHGIRQKGEKGIIRISSRLENGDLFLTVRDTGVGMSSEEIKEILSTDNKADRSEADSFGLWGTIQRIRLFEGEEDIVKIESEVGEYTQIEFRIKAK, encoded by the coding sequence ATGGGGAAAGAGTCATCTAAAAAGGTATCTCTTTATGCAAGTTTGCAGAAGGGAATACTTGGTCTGATACTTGTCGTAACATTTTCTTTTTTGATCTCAACTTATTTTATCGCAGACAAGGAACAGAAGAACTATTGTAAAAGAGAGTCTGAGAGCGTTCTGAAAACTCTCTCAAGCAATATTTATTCTGATATACATAAATATATAGAGCTTTCCCGTATCATAATGACGGAAGAAAATCTGGTGGAATTTCTGCGTGCTGATGCCGACAGTGTTGACATAGGAATGATCAACGATGCCAGATACGGCGTCATGAATGTTTTAAATGTTACCGAGAGCGTAGACGGCGTCATGATCTTCAGGGAAGATATGATAATGGTCGCTACCAACAGATTTACTTACGAATATGACTATGAACTCATGGGGAGCGATGAATGGAAAAAAGATATCTATGACGGAAAAGGAAGCGCCATTGTTACTCTTAACAGTAATAAAGTCGCATCCAAGGTAGATAAAAGGCCGCTTGTTACTGTGGCGAGGGCAATCTATGACATCGACTCTCAGGAGAGAACCGGTGTCATGCTTCTTAACATATCCAATATTCTTTTTGACAAGATGCTGTCACAGCTTGGATACAGGAATATATGCATAATGGGTGAAGATGGCACTTATCTCGCGGGTAATCGCTCATATACTCAGTTTTTGGATAAAGATATAGCTCCGGGAAGGATAACATATAAGGATGTAAGCTTTGAGGGAGACAAGATGCTGCTGTCATCAACCAGAGTAAGCGATTATCCTATTATAGTCATGAGACTTGCCCCCTATAGCACAGAGGGAACTCCTTATAGCTTCATATATGTGCTTCTGGCCCTTCTTATGATCTTTATAGTGATGGTATTTTTTGTCAGCGGCTTTATCAGGAAGAATATTACTGATCCGGTTCTTTTGCTATCGGAGTCAATGGACAAGAATAAGAGGACAGGAGAACTTAAAAAAGTTGATGCTCAAATGCCATCTGATGAGCTTGAAATGCTCAAAGAGGATTATAATAGTCTCATAGATCATGTCAATGAACTTATCGATACATTGATAGATAAAGAAAAAACTCTTCAGAGAGCTGAAATGAGAGTTTTGCAGGAGCAGATCAAGCCACATTTTCTGTACAATTCGATAGAGACTATCGGCTTTATGGCTCTTGATGCGGGAGCTGAAAATGTTCATGAGGCACTTGAAACACTGGGAAGTTTTTATCGGAACTTCCTCAGCAAGGGCGACAGAGAAATTCCGTTATCCAGGGAAATCTGGATTGTAAAAGACTATCTGGCTCTTCAGAAGCTTAGATATGGGGATATCATGGATGATGAGTATGATATTGCTGAGGATACTCTTCAGATTGTGGTGCCAAAACTCATATTGCAGCCTCTTGTAGAAAACAGTATTTATCACGGCATCAGACAGAAGGGCGAAAAGGGAATCATCAGGATCAGCAGCAGATTGGAAAATGGCGATCTATTCCTTACTGTCAGAGACACAGGTGTTGGTATGAGCAGTGAGGAAATAAAAGAAATCCTGTCTACGGATAATAAAGCTGACAGGTCAGAGGCCGACAGCTTTGGATTATGGGGTACGATCCAGAGAATACGGCTATTTGAAGGTGAGGAAGATATAGTTAAAATAGAGAGTGAAGTAGGCGAATACACTCAGATTGAATTCAGGATCAAAGCAAAATAA
- a CDS encoding carbohydrate ABC transporter permease has protein sequence MESYTLKEENPAIKVIIDVFLIIWAIINLFPIYFMFTFSLKSNEEIFGKNIVGLPKDWLWSNYAAALNTGSMGLYFFNSILVTTLAIAISIMAAMMACYAITRIKWRFSKLTNAFFMLGLTIPIQASIVPVYVVMSKAHWLNKYSTLIIPYSAFALSMAILICTGFMSEIPYALDEAARIDGCGLFRTFFTIILPLMKPAVSTVGIYSYLQCWNEFMFANVFISDSAHRTLPVGIKALSGQHTTDWGPIGAALVIATFPTLIVYLFLSRKIQASFIAGAVKG, from the coding sequence ATGGAAAGTTACACATTAAAAGAAGAAAATCCCGCGATCAAGGTTATCATTGACGTATTTTTGATCATTTGGGCTATAATAAATCTTTTTCCAATATATTTCATGTTTACTTTTTCTCTTAAGTCCAACGAGGAAATATTTGGAAAAAACATAGTAGGTCTTCCTAAAGACTGGCTGTGGTCAAATTATGCTGCAGCTCTTAATACAGGAAGTATGGGGCTGTATTTCTTTAACAGTATTTTGGTAACAACTCTGGCAATTGCAATTTCAATTATGGCAGCCATGATGGCCTGTTATGCAATCACCAGGATCAAATGGAGATTCAGTAAGCTTACGAATGCCTTCTTTATGCTGGGACTTACGATTCCTATTCAGGCTTCAATCGTTCCTGTATATGTAGTTATGAGTAAGGCTCACTGGCTCAACAAGTATTCAACACTTATTATTCCGTATTCAGCATTTGCATTATCTATGGCTATTCTTATCTGCACAGGCTTTATGTCTGAGATACCTTATGCGCTTGATGAGGCTGCAAGAATAGATGGCTGTGGACTTTTCAGAACCTTTTTTACCATCATATTACCGCTGATGAAGCCGGCTGTATCTACGGTTGGAATATATTCATACCTCCAGTGCTGGAACGAATTCATGTTTGCAAATGTATTCATATCCGATTCGGCCCACAGGACCCTCCCTGTCGGTATTAAGGCTCTCTCCGGCCAACATACAACGGATTGGGGACCGATCGGAGCAGCACTTGTGATTGCGACTTTCCCTACTCTCATAGTTTATCTGTTTCTCAGCCGCAAGATACAGGCTAGTTTCATCGCAGGCGCTGTGAAAGGATGA
- a CDS encoding carbohydrate ABC transporter permease: protein MNENKVKNEKRKRKIEEGIAIFVFLLPGLLLFVGILIAPIAVSVYRSMYDWNGFSEGTFIGFSNYIELFTNGSIKFVNSLKNSLILAFFSVFVQLPLALGLALLLGRREGRKERAFLSIFFMPVLISTVVIGQLWLKIYNPDYGLLNRFLDAVNLGNLKHVWVGDVKTALGSIIVPTVWQYVGYHMLLMYAGVKGVDIDLREAAMLDGATKWQVDKYVVIPIIKPILRVSVIFAVTGSLKTYDLVRILTEGGPFQSTEVPSTLLENMLFLRNRYGMGSTISVMLILLCFAFALLITAAFREKDE from the coding sequence ATGAATGAAAATAAAGTAAAAAATGAAAAGAGAAAGAGGAAGATAGAAGAGGGGATAGCTATCTTTGTTTTTCTTTTACCGGGACTGCTGCTCTTTGTGGGGATTCTGATAGCACCGATTGCTGTATCAGTTTACAGGAGTATGTATGACTGGAATGGATTTTCAGAAGGAACCTTTATAGGTTTCAGCAATTATATAGAGCTATTTACTAACGGATCTATCAAATTTGTAAATTCACTTAAAAATTCACTTATTTTGGCGTTTTTCTCAGTGTTTGTCCAGCTTCCTCTGGCTTTGGGACTGGCTCTTTTGCTGGGAAGACGTGAGGGCAGAAAAGAGAGAGCATTTTTGTCCATATTCTTTATGCCTGTACTGATCTCTACCGTAGTAATAGGTCAGTTATGGCTTAAAATCTATAATCCTGATTATGGTCTTTTAAACAGATTTCTTGATGCTGTTAACCTTGGAAACCTCAAGCACGTTTGGGTTGGAGATGTCAAAACAGCTCTTGGCAGTATCATAGTTCCTACTGTCTGGCAGTATGTCGGTTACCATATGCTACTGATGTATGCCGGAGTCAAGGGAGTTGATATTGATTTAAGAGAAGCTGCGATGCTGGATGGAGCAACTAAGTGGCAGGTCGATAAGTATGTCGTTATTCCAATCATCAAACCTATCCTGCGTGTCAGCGTTATCTTTGCGGTAACAGGTTCTCTTAAAACCTATGACCTTGTCCGCATATTGACTGAGGGTGGACCGTTCCAGTCTACAGAAGTTCCAAGTACACTTCTTGAGAACATGCTGTTTCTCAGAAACCGCTATGGAATGGGAAGTACGATTTCCGTAATGCTTATTTTACTGTGCTTTGCTTTTGCATTACTGATCACTGCAGCATTTAGAGAAAAGGATGAATAA
- a CDS encoding ABC transporter substrate-binding protein, protein MKRRIASIVMAGIMTLSMMGCGSASPAPTTDTGSANTDTKTETAQTTEETKTEDTTETAAASTDEPITLNMWCIATESDSNRHAYEAAIAEMAEKYPNITLNWEAFENQSYKTKIKAAVSANEMPDIFFTWSCAFLGDFVDADKVYCLDDIYPEFASELPENMLGNTTYNGKHYGVPTTMNIVGLFANMDLLAEVGYTEVPGTYEEFIACCDALKAKGIIPFGCAGKETWCVTEYLESVIEKSVGADTLNDIFLARDTWNNPEVGAAVDTFQKLVNDGYFDPSGIGLTNDEVKNNFMAGKYAFYMNGTWNCADFAANEEFLPKVKVAEFPVINADKAKLGQLIGGPSDTLAVAASSPNAEVAARYAMELGKLICHYGYLDGCGLPAWTPYGDTSTINPLTQTVAEICANADSFVLFGDTAMSADDANTYLSYVDQVYGCLVDGNQFIEGLAKDIR, encoded by the coding sequence ATGAAGAGACGTATTGCTTCAATCGTTATGGCTGGTATCATGACGCTTTCTATGATGGGATGTGGAAGTGCAAGTCCGGCTCCAACAACTGACACTGGATCTGCTAACACAGACACCAAGACTGAGACAGCTCAGACAACAGAAGAGACTAAGACTGAGGATACTACAGAGACTGCAGCAGCTTCTACAGATGAGCCAATCACACTTAACATGTGGTGTATCGCAACTGAGAGTGATTCAAACCGTCACGCTTATGAAGCAGCTATCGCAGAAATGGCTGAGAAGTATCCTAACATTACACTTAACTGGGAAGCATTCGAGAATCAGTCCTATAAGACCAAGATCAAGGCTGCTGTTTCTGCTAATGAGATGCCTGATATCTTCTTTACATGGTCATGTGCATTCCTTGGCGATTTCGTAGACGCAGATAAGGTTTACTGCCTCGATGATATCTATCCTGAATTTGCAAGCGAGCTTCCTGAGAACATGCTCGGAAATACAACTTATAACGGCAAGCACTACGGTGTTCCTACAACAATGAATATCGTTGGCCTTTTTGCTAACATGGATCTTCTTGCAGAAGTTGGATATACAGAAGTTCCGGGAACATATGAAGAGTTCATCGCTTGCTGTGATGCTCTTAAGGCTAAGGGAATCATTCCTTTTGGATGTGCTGGTAAAGAGACATGGTGCGTAACTGAGTATCTTGAGTCAGTTATTGAGAAGAGTGTTGGTGCTGATACTCTTAATGATATTTTCCTTGCAAGAGACACTTGGAACAATCCTGAAGTTGGAGCAGCTGTTGATACATTCCAGAAGCTTGTAAATGATGGATATTTCGATCCTTCAGGAATCGGCCTTACAAATGACGAAGTTAAGAATAACTTCATGGCCGGCAAGTATGCTTTCTACATGAATGGTACATGGAACTGTGCTGACTTTGCTGCAAACGAAGAGTTCCTTCCTAAGGTTAAGGTTGCTGAGTTCCCAGTAATCAATGCTGACAAGGCTAAGCTTGGACAGCTCATCGGTGGACCTTCAGACACACTTGCAGTTGCAGCTTCTTCACCTAACGCTGAGGTAGCAGCAAGATATGCTATGGAGCTTGGTAAGCTCATCTGCCATTATGGATACCTTGATGGATGCGGACTTCCAGCTTGGACACCTTACGGAGACACAAGCACAATCAACCCTCTTACACAGACAGTAGCAGAGATCTGTGCTAATGCAGACAGTTTCGTTCTCTTTGGTGACACAGCTATGTCAGCTGATGATGCTAACACATATCTTTCATATGTAGATCAGGTTTATGGATGTCTGGTTGATGGAAATCAGTTCATTGAAGGCTTGGCAAAAGACATAAGATAA
- a CDS encoding LysM peptidoglycan-binding domain-containing protein, translating into MVRRQKLSIVLVVAFIVFIILFSHYSSISAAQDENYVPKCKYYKVLTVHAGDNLTGIASKYYDSDEYDKFEAYISEICSINKLSDANVIKAGENIIVPYYADYH; encoded by the coding sequence ATGGTAAGAAGACAAAAACTTTCTATTGTACTTGTAGTAGCTTTTATAGTTTTCATCATTCTCTTTTCACATTATTCATCTATCAGCGCTGCCCAGGATGAGAATTATGTACCAAAGTGCAAGTACTACAAAGTGTTAACTGTTCATGCAGGCGATAATCTAACTGGAATCGCCAGTAAGTACTATGATTCAGATGAATATGACAAATTTGAAGCCTATATTTCCGAAATCTGCAGTATTAACAAGCTCTCAGATGCCAATGTTATCAAGGCTGGCGAAAATATCATAGTGCCTTATTATGCAGACTACCACTAA
- the rho gene encoding transcription termination factor Rho, whose amino-acid sequence MRERYETLKLNDLREIAKKRGIKGATALKKSEIIDIMCELDEKENAQKKEQVKEAEKEPEKATEKEERPKSAPRKKNIVVTGGNAKPAPRTPAGNAEEKKPVRPEKAEKTSEAPQENEEVADGDDANGILEVMQDGYGFIRCENYLPGENDVYVAPSLIRKFNLKTGDILKGKCRAKKETDKFAALLVLDSVNGYKPEVAMGRWNFENMTPIFPNSRIKLEQPGSSVAMRIMDLISPIGKGQRGMIVSPPKAGKTTLLKEVAKSILKNDSNIHLIILLIDERPEEVTDIKESIEGPNAEVIYSTFDELPEHHKRVAEMVMERAKRLVEHGKDVAILLDSITRLTRAYNIVVPPSGRTLSGGLDPAALHMPKKFFGAARNMREGGSLTILATALIETGSKMDDVIYEEFKGTGNMEMVLDRKLQEKRIFPAINIPKSSTRREDLLLSNEELAAINSLRKGFNGMKADDAVDQCINLFSKTRNNNEFVRMVEKQVRY is encoded by the coding sequence TTGAGAGAACGTTATGAAACACTTAAATTAAATGACCTTAGGGAAATTGCCAAGAAAAGAGGCATAAAGGGTGCTACAGCACTTAAGAAGTCAGAGATCATTGATATTATGTGCGAACTTGACGAAAAAGAAAACGCACAGAAAAAGGAACAGGTGAAGGAAGCAGAGAAAGAGCCTGAGAAGGCAACTGAGAAAGAAGAGCGTCCTAAGTCTGCTCCCAGAAAGAAAAATATAGTAGTTACAGGTGGAAATGCTAAGCCTGCGCCAAGAACACCTGCAGGAAATGCAGAGGAGAAGAAACCTGTAAGACCTGAGAAGGCAGAGAAAACTTCTGAAGCACCTCAGGAGAATGAAGAGGTAGCTGATGGCGACGATGCAAATGGCATTCTTGAAGTAATGCAGGATGGCTATGGCTTTATCAGATGCGAGAATTATCTCCCCGGTGAGAATGACGTATATGTTGCACCAAGCCTTATCAGAAAATTCAACCTCAAGACCGGAGATATTCTTAAGGGAAAATGCAGAGCCAAGAAAGAAACAGATAAATTCGCAGCTCTTTTAGTTCTTGATTCAGTAAACGGATACAAGCCGGAAGTTGCTATGGGCAGATGGAATTTTGAAAACATGACACCTATTTTCCCAAATTCCAGAATTAAGCTTGAGCAGCCCGGTTCATCAGTTGCTATGAGAATCATGGATCTTATCAGCCCTATTGGTAAGGGACAGAGAGGTATGATCGTATCTCCTCCTAAGGCCGGTAAGACAACACTTCTCAAAGAGGTTGCCAAGTCAATCCTCAAGAATGACAGCAATATTCACCTCATTATCCTTCTTATTGATGAGAGACCTGAGGAAGTTACAGATATCAAGGAGTCAATCGAGGGACCAAACGCAGAAGTTATTTATTCAACTTTCGATGAGCTTCCTGAGCACCATAAGAGAGTAGCAGAGATGGTTATGGAGCGTGCAAAGAGACTTGTAGAGCATGGTAAGGATGTAGCAATCCTCCTTGATTCCATCACAAGACTTACACGTGCATATAACATTGTAGTTCCTCCTTCAGGAAGAACACTTTCAGGTGGTCTTGATCCTGCAGCTCTTCATATGCCCAAGAAATTCTTTGGTGCAGCTCGTAACATGAGAGAGGGCGGAAGTCTTACAATTCTTGCAACTGCTCTTATTGAGACAGGTTCCAAGATGGATGACGTAATTTACGAGGAGTTCAAGGGAACAGGTAACATGGAAATGGTTCTTGACAGAAAGCTTCAGGAAAAGAGAATCTTCCCTGCTATCAATATTCCTAAGTCCAGCACGAGAAGAGAAGACCTTCTTCTTTCTAATGAAGAACTCGCTGCTATCAATAGCCTTCGTAAAGGCTTCAATGGCATGAAGGCTGACGATGCTGTTGATCAGTGTATCAATCTCTTCTCCAAGACAAGAAACAACAATGAGTTTGTCAGAATGGTTGAGAAACAGGTTCGCTATTGA
- a CDS encoding PHP domain-containing protein: MRAIDLHTHSTCSDGTYSVKELMDYAYAKGLAAIALTDHDTVKGLREADEYVKENYPDMEFVPGIEFSTVNEGKDVHIVGLYMNYNDQELLDTIDSFMNSRIERNIRMCKKLSEGTGFDITFEALCRENPDTVITRAHFARYLVEHGYCSSKQEVFDRYIGDTCPYYVPRENITPEMAIETIVKNGGVPILAHPVLYHMSDAKLEALVVRLIKAGLAGLEAIYTTYEAYEERQMKELAEKHGLLISGGSDFHGDNKPAIDLGVGYGKLFVPESLLEKIKNYS, encoded by the coding sequence ATGCGAGCTATAGATTTACATACACATTCAACCTGTTCAGATGGGACATATTCAGTTAAAGAACTAATGGATTATGCGTATGCCAAGGGGCTTGCAGCTATTGCCCTTACTGATCATGATACTGTAAAAGGCCTTAGAGAGGCTGACGAATATGTTAAGGAAAACTATCCGGATATGGAATTTGTGCCCGGAATAGAGTTTTCTACAGTCAATGAGGGTAAGGACGTTCATATTGTAGGTCTTTATATGAACTATAATGATCAGGAACTTCTTGATACTATTGATTCTTTTATGAATTCACGTATTGAGAGAAATATCAGGATGTGCAAAAAGCTTTCAGAGGGAACAGGTTTTGACATTACTTTTGAAGCTCTGTGCAGGGAAAATCCTGATACAGTAATTACCAGGGCTCATTTTGCCAGATATCTGGTAGAACATGGCTATTGCAGCAGTAAGCAGGAAGTTTTTGACAGATATATTGGAGACACCTGTCCATATTATGTTCCAAGAGAGAATATTACTCCTGAGATGGCTATTGAAACCATCGTCAAAAATGGCGGAGTACCAATTTTGGCTCATCCTGTTCTCTATCACATGAGTGATGCAAAACTGGAGGCTCTTGTAGTGCGCCTTATTAAAGCCGGACTTGCAGGTCTTGAAGCAATTTATACAACTTACGAAGCGTATGAAGAGAGACAGATGAAGGAACTTGCAGAGAAGCATGGCCTTCTTATAAGTGGAGGATCAGATTTTCATGGAGACAACAAACCCGCTATAGATCTGGGCGTTGGCTATGGTAAACTATTTGTTCCTGAAAGCCTTTTGGAGAAAATTAAAAATTATAGTTGA
- a CDS encoding Cof-type HAD-IIB family hydrolase — MSKKIFFFDLDGTLLNKQKEITPDTMEALHKFTDAGNHFCINTGRAIDSAKAVYRGLGLDFKGSFLCGSNGTEIYSVDEGRYVYKTGIPLEMVVPIFNLADEYGIHCHTYNETHIVSRHDGECMDFYRRVIKTPLIVTDDVMAQLQNPPSKMIAIELHDHDKQERFRKALYEMTEGKLTLLYSNPYYMEIFPSIAGKGSAVKRLADILGVAIEDTYAAGDEQNDISMIEAAGHGIAMINGTDLVKKSADFITTEDNDHDGLAPFILEAID; from the coding sequence GTGAGCAAAAAGATATTTTTCTTTGATCTGGATGGAACTCTTTTGAATAAACAAAAAGAGATAACACCGGATACTATGGAGGCACTACATAAATTTACAGATGCAGGAAATCATTTTTGCATAAACACAGGAAGAGCTATAGATAGCGCCAAGGCAGTATACAGAGGGCTGGGGCTTGATTTTAAGGGGAGTTTTCTCTGCGGCTCAAATGGAACAGAGATTTATAGCGTGGATGAAGGCAGGTATGTTTACAAAACTGGAATCCCTCTTGAAATGGTGGTTCCAATTTTTAATCTTGCAGATGAGTATGGCATTCATTGTCACACCTATAATGAGACACATATAGTTTCCAGGCATGACGGTGAGTGCATGGATTTTTACAGGAGAGTTATCAAGACTCCTCTGATCGTTACCGATGATGTGATGGCACAGCTTCAGAATCCTCCATCCAAGATGATTGCTATTGAGCTTCATGATCATGACAAACAGGAGAGATTCAGGAAGGCTCTTTATGAGATGACTGAGGGTAAGCTTACTCTTTTGTATTCCAATCCCTACTATATGGAGATTTTTCCATCTATTGCGGGAAAGGGAAGCGCAGTTAAGAGACTTGCGGATATTCTTGGAGTTGCTATTGAGGATACCTACGCTGCCGGAGATGAGCAGAATGACATCTCGATGATAGAGGCAGCAGGTCACGGAATAGCAATGATCAACGGCACTGATTTAGTGAAAAAAAGTGCTGATTTTATAACTACTGAAGATAATGACCATGACGGCCTTGCACCTTTTATTTTAGAGGCCATAGATTGA
- a CDS encoding Maf family protein: protein MRYVLASGSPRRRELLSKVIPEYEVIPAEGEENAVNTEPDKLVEELSFQKASEIFHKILTNEAGRLVVIGADTVVSYNRKVLGKPKDRDDATQMISSIAGNTHAVYTGVTVFYTGDNGEEKSFTFHEETLVDVAPMTDEEIKAYVATGEPDDKAGGYGIQGQFAIFISGIRGDYYNVVGLPIARLYREMQEHGLL from the coding sequence ATGAGATATGTTTTAGCATCAGGGTCTCCAAGGAGAAGAGAACTCTTATCCAAAGTGATTCCGGAATATGAAGTAATCCCGGCAGAGGGCGAGGAAAATGCAGTTAATACCGAACCGGACAAGCTTGTAGAGGAGCTTTCCTTTCAAAAAGCTTCCGAGATTTTTCACAAAATTTTAACGAATGAAGCCGGTAGACTAGTTGTAATCGGCGCTGACACCGTTGTATCATATAATCGTAAAGTGCTTGGAAAACCCAAGGATAGAGATGATGCAACTCAAATGATCAGTTCTATAGCGGGTAACACCCACGCTGTATATACTGGTGTGACAGTTTTTTATACGGGTGATAATGGAGAAGAGAAATCTTTTACCTTCCATGAGGAAACACTGGTTGATGTTGCACCGATGACTGATGAGGAGATCAAGGCATATGTTGCTACCGGTGAACCGGATGACAAGGCAGGAGGCTATGGCATTCAGGGACAGTTTGCAATATTTATTTCCGGAATCAGAGGCGACTATTACAATGTCGTGGGGCTTCCAATAGCAAGACTTTACCGCGAAATGCAAGAGCATGGGCTTTTGTAA